The genome window AAAATATCCATTCATATCTTATCGCGGAACATGCGCGAAGGCTTAAAGTGAATCATCGCAACGCaacaaaaagtacaaaatacgTTTACATAGATACAACATAAAGAAACTAAGTTTGCATTTTACTATAATtgtaaaaacaaacataaacaaaacgaGCTTAAAATGGATTCGGGCCCTCTGCTAATTGCCTTGGCCATAATATGCTTTTGCCTCTTCATTCTGCGTGTGagtattgtattttgttatttatgttgCGTTCGAATGTTTGtacaacaaatatacatatgttgcTAATACTTTGACATTCAATTGCAGACACTTATGATTGCCTATCGCTTCTTTATGCTTAGACAACTCAAGGAGGCGGCTCACATCGAACAAGGTGAGCAAACATAAACGCAAATATTTACACTAGTTTCTTTAGTACTTGACCAACTCAACTAGAGATGGACTGTTTAACcgtgtttttatacccgctaagGTGGAAGATTATTTTAACTTTGAGAGTGCAggaaataaagtatatatgggtaattccatgacggaatttgtcccgtgcgagactttttacagtgcactgcagtgaaaataacataaactgaaacaatttcaaaaataagtgaatgttattcttaaagctctagataagcactatatttagagctaagattgattttaggagCTTGATTTGTTTtccgataaaatatataatttcgttaattttttagttttgcgtacgaattggttaatttttgcaattatgacaacagaaaacaaaacagaaagaaaattccaaaaccattcttagctctaattaaagtgcttatctagagctataaaaataaacttttcttatttttaaaattgtttcagtttatattattttcaatgtaaggagtctcgcacgggacaaattccgtTTTGGAATTACccaaatataacatacataaatacaaaaactcCTCAAAATTTGGctgcgatcaaataaaaattatagaatttctgaaaaaatacttttttatgacAAAAACTTCAACTGCATCTTTCTTTAgcttatttggtatattttgtagtctatagtatattttcaatgtagcaacttatcgatataccaaataaagccttctgattattttagttttttttcggtcTATACATTTAgtgtatttttagaatatggttttattaaaaatgaatatcaggcaactcacagtcgagtacactccaAACTCTTAAATGTATCTTTTTATATCAGAAAGCAGACCAATAAAAGCTTTCATAGCAGAGATAATCATTACATTATAACATAAACTACTCAACTCTTtatcatctttttttttgcaataatgCAATGCATTAAAAGGTCAGTACAGCGATAAGATTAGCTCATtgacaacaaatatattatatgtcttaattttaaacatattaaaagctttattggagttttttaaatttaaattaagcaaCAGATTACTCGGCTCAAATACAGAATTATACTGCCCACATAAATCCTATTGTAACTTTAACTTACTTGAAGATCTCGATTAGCCTGAGTCATTCATtagcaataataaaaagatttCAACACAAAGCTGAGTTTTTAAACATGGGTAATTCAAACCATATTAAAACAACATTAGAGAtgcacaattttgttttaacgaatattttcaaaaaaattatggaaattatggaaagaaaacaaataaaaaaatatttcccaaaatgttaaaaatcgTCTAAGAAAACGTAAAGCATTTCTTACtattttaataagtttaaaaaaaatcagttttagccatttacatttatgtttatcgactgcaaatatttgctaaaatgcatttgcaaatacaattttgctAATTGCATTTTCTGTATCGAGCTggcttaaaataaaaaaaaacggaagACCATCTCTATAAGCCATGAACGATAAGGTAGAAATTTTGTATTCGGAATAGAAAACTCGCCATAAATCACTATCAAAAATACATGGACATGTGTACGTAGTTTGTGCGAcattttgcacaaatttatCAGAGAAACACATTAGATAAAGACGGCGATGGCAATTGGATAGGCACACCTTGCCCCGATATGTGGGGGAGGCACCAAGTAGATACGGAACTTAAGCCTAGGCTGTGCTGTGGTTTTTGTCAGTTTTATCAGCTAATGATTACAAAGCAAATATGCGAACTGTGCCTTGAGTGAGTGTTTGTGACCCGTGTGCATGGATGAGTGGACGCAGTCCTCATCAATTTCTGGCTTTCAATTCAGTTTGAGCGAATACTTTGAACGAATCGAGACGCGTTAACCAATTTCGTAATATTATCGGCAGCTCCTTGCTTTTTGCTACTTGCTCCTTGCATCAAACGAATATGGCTCCCGCTATAGAAGTAAATGCCACCACGGCCACAACGGCCATCACGACAAGCAGCATTTTGCAGAGCACCAACTCAACATCGACGATAACTTATAGTTACTATACAACAGCTAGTACAACGCCATTTTACTCCGATTACGATAATCCCAATTGGGTGCAACCCGACCCGGATGTGTACTTCTATTCCGGTTATGCGTTCTACATTGTGCTCGTGGTGTTCTTCATCATTTTACTTCCATTTGCGATAATAATGGTAATATGTTTGCTACCCGATTATTCAATCATTTGCATGCAACTAATGTTTGAttaatctatttaaaaaagagCGCTTTACAACGCAAACGCCAGGAGCAGGCACGCCGTCTAATTGAACAGAGGCAACGAGGTAAATTTCCCACAAATTTGTACTTTAATCAATCTTCATCATCCACATTCGTCATCCTGACTAGAGCACCTGCTTGAGTGCAGCCTTCAGCCCCAAAAAGAGGTAGTAGACATTCAGTTTGAACAACTCCCATCGTTCGCTCAGCTCCAAGCGCCAACGCTTCGACTTCGTTGTCTCTTGTGCCCGCTGCTCTGCGTATGTGGATTGCACACAGCACTTGGTCATGGCCCAGAAGGCAGTCATGCGATTCTGTGTACGCAACGTTGACTCAATGCTGCGTATCAGATCGTTCGTCTTCAATATGAGCAGCATCTGACGATCCACCTGCTCCAGCACATCCGAGATGTGCGGCAACACCTGCGACGTGTTGCTCTGCAGCGTATTCTTCTGCAAATCCAAAAGGAAGAGATTgccatttaaaaatatctatGTATTGTAGCTATTGTGTCCTCACCTCTTCTTTGGAATATTTGACTTTGGTGATGCCCTGCATCAGTGTCTCCCAGGGTCGACCTGTCACCATGCACGCAAACAAACCATACAGATCCCGTGTAATGCCCAACTGTTCGCTGTGCTTGCGCATTGCCTTGCGATCAATCTTCATGATGCTCAGCCAGAGCTTGGAATATTCATAGCGGAACTTGTCGGTCAAATTGGCATACAGTCCATGATCGAGCAGTACAATTTCCAAATCATTTTTGGGCGTCTGACGAACGAGAATGTTCCCTGGATGCGGATCGCTGTGCACAAAGCCCGTGGAAAAGATCATTTCCGAGTAGAGTCTGCCAATTTTGTTGGCCACCTCAAAAGCGTCGATTTTGTTGCGTTTAATGTAATCCAAATCAGTGACATGGCCACCCTCCAGATATTCCATGACCAGCACACGTGGCGTGCTTAGCTCCCAGTAGATTTTGGGCACACGCAACCAACTGTATTTCTTGAACTGGCCAGCAACCTTCTCCGCATTCTTGCCCTCGTTCAAAAAGTCCAGTTCAACAGGCAAATTCTGTGGAGCAAAGAGGGGGGAATATGGGCTCACAATTTGTAATTCTCTAATATGAAATTCAGCTAGCTCACCTTCTTGGACTCCTCGACCAGCCATTGTATCTTAAAGTCGGGAAATATGCGCCCCAGTATCCGTACTGCCATCTCCATGGTCTTCATGTCCACCCGCGAATTGCCCTTGACATATGGATGCTGCACTTTAACGGCTACAACTTCGCCCGTCTTCAGACGCGCTTTGTGCACCTGAGCCAATGATGCAGTGCCCAGCGGTTCGGGTTCAAAGCTCTCAAACAATTCCGTTGGTTCACGCTTCAAATCCTGTCGTATCACTTTATACAGATCCTCGATGGGGTTCTGTGGTGCATCCGAATGCAGCACCTTCATCGTCTGCACAAACTCCTTGGGCAGCAGATACTCCAAGGCACCAATGTGTTGACCCACCTTGATATACACACCCTTGTTGATGCATATCAATTGCAGCAACTTATCCGCTGCAATCTTGTGCACTCGACTCTTCTCCGCCTTGTATTCGGGCGTCGTCTTATCCCATTCCCTGTAGTAGAGCTCTTGCTTGTAGGTCAACGCCACATCGACGACCGCGCAAGCGGAACGCGACAAGCGCACAATGCCCAACGAGTTGAGGTCATAGTCGTTGGTGTGGAGACTCAGCGCAGTGCTGACGACGCCTGCTCCAAGGGCTCCAAATGCAAGCACGCGTCTCAGCATCTATATTGTGCACTGCACGGGTGAGAAAGTAGAACTAAATTAGTTTTGCTAGCACAGCAAATGTTAAAAGAGGCAGTGAACCGTTAAGTCAACAGGTTGTCACACAGCTTTAGTGTCACTTAACCTTTAACCCCATTTGCATTAGAAGCGGGTTTTATTTTATAGGAAAACCgataacaattaatttatgtactGTATGTGTACCTACTCATAATGAGCTTGCTGTTGGAATTTAGCACTTTGGCCCTTTTCGCAACTAACTTTCACTTACTCAGCGgatttgccaaaaaaataaaaactttagtGTTTGCAAGGCAAAATTCCAACATgcagacaaagtaactaatTTATTGAACTGTGCACGTTGTTCATTCCAATACATTGACCAATGACACAAAAACCTGTTGCATTTGCTTAGTTTACATTTGTAACATCACTTTCACCATCCATTGACCCAACTACGTCAGCACGGTGGTTTCATTACATAAAAAACCTTGATGTCCATTCATCTCTTGGCTCTTAATGGTTCTTGTGCAAACAGTTTCACTTATACCACGATTGTGTGCGTGCGTAAGCCTAGACTAACATATGCACATGCTTTGTTAATAGCTACCGTTTACACTTACACTTACACTTAcactaaattaataaatacaacttTAAACCTGTGGCCGACGGCCAGTCGCGCGCTACTGAATGAATGTAGTCAGCTGTTCGCGGCACGTACGCTGCTCGTGTGTTGCGCACTGCCCGGCAGCGATAAGAGTTATCGATAGCGGTGCTGGCAATTTAATCGATTTGATATTTCCGTTACACCAGGCTTAGTTCAAATGACAAATTGAAAACCATGGCAGTGCTAAATTTGTATTCGCCTCGTTATCAGCgaaaaaatgtatgcaaaaatCATTATTAGATAAATGTCTGATAAGAGATAGTTGTTgctaaaataaacaaaaatttgtcaTTTATTGGGATCTGTTATCACGTTTATTCTATCGGTTGCGAAATTGTTCAATTATTTGCagcattaataaaaaaaatggttaTTTCTTCCAAAATCTGGAATAATTGGTGAATTTCTTGAATAAAAATGCTTTCcttgttatatattttatttgcaattatttacattttataactTAGTATTTCTTATGCACTAATTtttgcatatataatataatatt of Drosophila nasuta strain 15112-1781.00 chromosome 3, ASM2355853v1, whole genome shotgun sequence contains these proteins:
- the LOC132793020 gene encoding aarF domain-containing kinase 1; translated protein: MLRRVLAFGALGAGVVSTALSLHTNDYDLNSLGIVRLSRSACAVVDVALTYKQELYYREWDKTTPEYKAEKSRVHKIAADKLLQLICINKGVYIKVGQHIGALEYLLPKEFVQTMKVLHSDAPQNPIEDLYKVIRQDLKREPTELFESFEPEPLGTASLAQVHKARLKTGEVVAVKVQHPYVKGNSRVDMKTMEMAVRILGRIFPDFKIQWLVEESKKNLPVELDFLNEGKNAEKVAGQFKKYSWLRVPKIYWELSTPRVLVMEYLEGGHVTDLDYIKRNKIDAFEVANKIGRLYSEMIFSTGFVHSDPHPGNILVRQTPKNDLEIVLLDHGLYANLTDKFRYEYSKLWLSIMKIDRKAMRKHSEQLGITRDLYGLFACMVTGRPWETLMQGITKVKYSKEEKNTLQSNTSQVLPHISDVLEQVDRQMLLILKTNDLIRSIESTLRTQNRMTAFWAMTKCCVQSTYAEQRAQETTKSKRWRLELSERWELFKLNVYYLFLGLKAALKQVL